The nucleotide window tTATCATTTGCAGCTGATCTGAGTTACAAAGACAATGAGAAGCTTACATGATCATCAATGTGCATTCCTGGTCAGTcctcatcaaaatcatcaatctTTTGCCCAAACCCTCTTGGCCCAGCTCTGGCTCTCACTTTCACCTTCTTTccacctttcttcttcttctcagcTGCCTCCTCTTTctcaaacttttctttttctcgcTTCTGCAAGAAATCTGATACTGCTATGTAGATTACCTGTATCACAAAACacaagaatatataaaaacatcaaATTTAGCATTTCACGGACTAAATATAGCAACAATCGTCACCCCAAAATGACAACTTCATTTCATTATTGGTATAATAgtctgaaaagaaaaaattattgaagaattGAAGTTACCCCGATGGTGAGAATAATTAGAGCAATAAAAGCAACGAAGAGGAGAATTGATATGATGTAGGAGACCCCATCATCTCCTGTGGCTGTAGAAGACACAACCTGCTCAGAAGTCTCAACTGGGGGGGATTCCGAAGGCAAAACTTGTTCAGAGGTAGCATTGCTCCTCCAAAATTTGTGGTTTCTTTGAGGAATTCCATGAGCTGGAGAAAGAGTAGTGGATAAGCAGAGAGGGGAGGAAGTGCGAGGTAGAAATACATTGTGGGTTTTAAGAGATTTTGGCTTGGGAATGGAGAGGATTAAAGGTGGCGGAGATAGGGATACAGATGAAAGAGCCATGGCTCATCTGCTTCCTTGGCAAAAACCTTCCACCACTTCGAACTCTGAAGCGGATAAGTGTGTATTTCAGTAATCTTACACTTTGATCTGGTACACTCGGTTCTATCAGATGGTTATGTGGGGAGTGTGATGTTGACATCAAATTGGTAGATATCTAGAGGATCAAAAATATCTGGCTGTGTCGTCCACGTTGGCACCCCCCTGTCCAAGGCCCATCTGGAATCAGATATTgcactttttctcttctttcctcaaattttttaacCACCCGCAAATTTTTTCTCAGAACCGACTTCTAAAACAATGGGGGAAGAGGTTGCGATGACTGCTCACGATCCCAACGCCAACAACAACCATGACGATTATAACGCCGACGAAGAGAGAATACTCGAGTGGGAGCTTGGCTTACCTAACGCCAACGATCTAACTCCGTTATCTCAGTCGTTAATTCCGCTCGAACTCATGACGGCCTTCAGTATCTCTCCGATGCAACACCGTTCCCTCGTTGACGTGAATCGAGCGTCTCAGAACACACTGTCGTCGCTACGTGGCAGCCAATCCCACGCTCTCTCCTCCACGAGCAACAACATCAAGTCCTGCACCGAAACGCGGGACCCGACGTTTCTGGAACCCGACGAGACCGACCAAAACGAGTCGGGATCCGACTCTCGAAAATCGCGTAAACTGGACTCTATGGAGGAGGCCGACTCGGCTTTGAGGACGGATAATTCGAATAACAACGAGGATCCGTCCGTGCGGACGCTGAAACGGCCGCGTTTAGTTTGGACACCGCAGCTTCACAAGCGTTTCGTGGACGTGGTGGGCCACCTTGGGATCAATAACGCGGTACCGAAGACAATCATGCAGTTGATGAACGTTGAAGGCCTGACACGCGAGAACGTGGCGAGTCATTTGCAGAAGTATCGGTTATATTTGAAACGGATGCAAGGTTCGTCGAATGACGACCCGTCATCGGCGGACCATCAATTGTTCGCCTCGACGCCGGTTATACCGCAGTGTTTACATTACGAGAGCGGtgaaaataatcataataataacaataatagtaataataatggTAATGGACACGTGGCGGTTCCGATGCCAGGGTCTTATGGTGTGCCACCGGCTTTGATGTCGATGCCTTTTTACGGGATGATGAACCAGGGGTTTCACCAACAGGGGCATGGGTTCGACCAGAGCATGTATAATATGAGcatgaatatgaatatgaatatcgGGATGCGTAATATGATACAGCAGAGGGATTGGTCTGTGAATAAGCAGGGGGCGGTAATGTCGGATCCCCATCGTTTGGCGCCTTCTAGTGATAAATGAAAGAACATGAAATTTTTGTTGGTGCCTTGAATAGAGGTCAGTCTTTTAGTTCTTATAAAACTTATGTTGTTATGTTACGCTATATAAAggcttaaataataaaattcctAGGTATGCAGACAATAATGAGGGCCTATTGaagtagttttttttaatcttgaagACTTCAGATTTACTGTTATTTGCTGGAGAAACTGACCTGTATGCATGCTGGCGTTACTGAAGTTCAGTATTCATTTTAACTTGAGAgcgtcattttttattttattatgtttcaaCAAGCCGAATTATAATGCTCTGTAATGCTATTGGTGTTCTGAGTTATATTGCTGGTAGACAGTGTTGAACATGGGAAAGGAGGGAGTTTTCTTcccaatttttcaatttaaaaaaaaaaaaaaaccgaccAGCAGCTGCCTAAATCAATGGTAACTGAAGCTAGGATAGATCTTGGCCTAGCCTAAACTTTCTGTTTACAGCCTACTACAGTAACTACACAACTTAATATATCCCCACACTACCTCACCAGCTGGTGAATAAATATTTACTATTCAAAGTTTGGATTTAATTGCTTGAAATACCATGCTACTTAGTCCCTTGGTAAGTATATCTATTAGTTGACGTCCAGTAGACAGACCAGCTGTGGAGATTAGTCTACTTTCTAACTTTGCCTTTTTAAAGTATTTGTT belongs to Mangifera indica cultivar Alphonso chromosome 2, CATAS_Mindica_2.1, whole genome shotgun sequence and includes:
- the LOC123209361 gene encoding uncharacterized protein LOC123209361, translating into MALSSVSLSPPPLILSIPKPKSLKTHNVFLPRTSSPLCLSTTLSPAHGIPQRNHKFWRSNATSEQVLPSESPPVETSEQVVSSTATGDDGVSYIISILLFVAFIALIILTIGVIYIAVSDFLQKREKEKFEKEEAAEKKKKGGKKVKVRARAGPRGFGQKIDDFDED
- the LOC123209359 gene encoding transcription factor BOA-like, which produces MGEEVAMTAHDPNANNNHDDYNADEERILEWELGLPNANDLTPLSQSLIPLELMTAFSISPMQHRSLVDVNRASQNTLSSLRGSQSHALSSTSNNIKSCTETRDPTFLEPDETDQNESGSDSRKSRKLDSMEEADSALRTDNSNNNEDPSVRTLKRPRLVWTPQLHKRFVDVVGHLGINNAVPKTIMQLMNVEGLTRENVASHLQKYRLYLKRMQGSSNDDPSSADHQLFASTPVIPQCLHYESGENNHNNNNNSNNNGNGHVAVPMPGSYGVPPALMSMPFYGMMNQGFHQQGHGFDQSMYNMSMNMNMNIGMRNMIQQRDWSVNKQGAVMSDPHRLAPSSDK